From the Cryptomeria japonica chromosome 2, Sugi_1.0, whole genome shotgun sequence genome, one window contains:
- the LOC131054463 gene encoding MYB-like transcription factor ETC3 produces MEKLQEKLEEKQSSEGESDSLDSSKTSMDWNCSHISAAEEDLILRLHRLLGDRWSLIAGRLPWRTREEIEKYWRMRSLSVNTSESSD; encoded by the exons ATGGAAAAACTTCAAGAAAAACTTGAAGAAAAACAGTCTTCTGAAGGAGAAAGTGATTCTCTCG ATAGCAGCAAGACGAGCATGGACTGGAACTGCTCTCACATCTCTGCCGCTGAGGAAGACTTGATTCTTAGACTTCATAGGCTTTTGGGTGACAG GTGGTCACTGATTGCAGGGAGGCTTCCATGGCGTACAAGAGAGGAGATAGAAAAGTATTGGAGAATGAGAAGCCTGAGTGTCAATACCAGTGAAAGCAGCGACTGA